From the genome of Jaculus jaculus isolate mJacJac1 chromosome 17, mJacJac1.mat.Y.cur, whole genome shotgun sequence:
caaaagaagaaGACAATGCTTCTGGAAAGTACAGTGCATACTGGCGGTGCTCGCCTCATTATGATTTGCCTGCTTGCTTCTCCTGTTTCATGGTTTCTTTTGAAGGCAGAGGGTTTCTCTCTTGTGTttctgtcttcttcaatttcgACTTATCAAATTTCTTGATCTCAGCCAGATCGGGTTTGTCAGACATGGCTGCAGAGGGTGCAGAGCAAGGTGCAT
Proteins encoded in this window:
- the LOC101602329 gene encoding thymosin beta-4-like; translated protein: MSDKPDLAEIKKFDKSKLKKTETQERNPLPSKETMKQEKQAGKS